The following proteins are co-located in the Doryrhamphus excisus isolate RoL2022-K1 chromosome 3, RoL_Dexc_1.0, whole genome shotgun sequence genome:
- the intu gene encoding protein inturned isoform X1: protein MACVDVRERASKSSSGLSNDLEAEWLDDIQTIGELFYLELSEGEEEALLAQSAAAQQKPTNHIYPQEADHITEVTKKHRCSPQMEELEPVMRKLNRRKRQPSPCRGSRKVASTLSPPPTSLKNQRSSSLQLLKEVCININPERSGGSSSPLLEALLGVVHRPPGIGAHGDAGKEKRLTVDGLVPNSPASKCGRILIGDVLLAVDAVDVNADNIENVLSCIPGPTQVRLTLETLGRNSGPGLREKNLPPVSPLVRLLCGQDMAELQLSINHIPHMVMYLSLKMDAASPQEEEDILYQYPVSEASVQLKGARGMFLTLCDMLDNVTGSSIVSSTLMLDKHMVHVGYWKEGHALLVFGLPAESVPLVCLRSLVGDVVRTLKVMYGSLDSAFCRAEQRPQLDQFFCLFFQRLIQPSCLRGAVLFPSLNVSGSLFLDGLPAVRWLTLPPKIKMEVDSLLTDFEASDFGEMSEDFFGLRRLYGILGSCLFYKSYLIANHLAKEELLDVCLYVKHYCLLPLASQQRVAQQRVAQQRVAQQRVAQQRVAQQRVAQLVIWREVFPHQSSRRRFLLIVSQRFFMQCVLLEMEGCMSSSGPSGPDCVYVAQVKATLRQLETLEEALEERLSAAAVPCLSSANWFLPAATSRIRLDGLAASSPILGKLANVKSSSLASRGSSLFGERARKSSPQRSTSECGAEGHSDNGAASSAPHGLSPGSARTLGGRRDSLGSDGSGSLFKVPRMAAVRMTASARDTQEAHNTKLSSGAENTLFHYVLMETVQGIFISPTHTEEAELGGSIHPQLIHSFHHCCLSIRETFQQNRTVTGRNAEDKPPSASWGLGPVKEHGVLFQCKAPNWTDQRKPAPTLTYWVIGRLLLEPVPQEFYVCFHDSVPEVPVEMAFRLSFGLST from the exons ATGGCTTGCGTGGATGTGCGTGAGCGCGCGTCCAAGTCGTCGAGTGGACTGAGCAA TGACTTGGAAGCAGAATGGTTGGATGACATCCAGACAATCGGCGAGCTCTTTTACTTAGAGCTGAGCGAGGGAGAAGAGGAGGCACTCTTGGCGCAGTCAGCCGCCGCTCAACAAAAGCCCACCAATCACATATACCCCCAAGAGGCAGACCACATCACGGAGGTCACCAAGAAGCACCGATGCAGTCCGCAAATGGAGGAGCTTGAGCCAGTGATGAGGAAGCTCAACAGGAGAAAACGGCAGCCATCGCCGTGCAGAGGCAGCAGGAAGGTTGCCTCCACCTTATCACCACCACCAACATCCTTAAAGAACCAGAGATCCTCCAGTCTGCAGCTGCTTAAGGAAGTGTGCATCAACATCAACCCCGAGCGTTCTGGAGGCTCGTCCTCACCCCTGCTGGAGGCCCTGCTGGGCGTTGTGCATCGACCACCTGGTATCGGCGCTCACGGAGACGCGGGGAAGGAGAAAAGACTGACGGTTGATGGCCTTGTTCCTAACAGCCCTGCCAGCAAATGTGGCCGCATCCTCATTG GCGATGTGCTGCTCGCCGTGGACGCCGTGGACGTCAATGCTGACAACATTGAGAACGTTCTTTCGTGCATCCCAGGACCAACTCAG GTGAGGTTGACCTTGGAGACATTGGGCAGGAACAGCGGCCCAGGTCTCAGGGAGAAGAATTTGCCGCCCGTCAGCCCATTAGTGCGTCTCCTGTGCGGGCAGGACATGGCCGAACTGCAGCTGTCCATCAACCACATCCCACACATGGTCATGTACCTGTCACTCAAGATGGATGCCGCATCGCCACAGGAGGAG GAAGACATCTTGTACCAATACCCGGTTTCTGAGGCGTCCGTTCAGCTCAAAGGAGCCCGAGGAATGTTCCTAACGCTGTGTGACATGTTGGACAATGTCACAGGCAGCAGCATCGTCAG TTCCACGCTGATGCTGGACAAACACATGGTCCATGTGGGCTACTGGAAGGAAGGCCACGCCCTGCTGGTCTTTGGGCTTCCTGCTGAGAG CGTTCCTTTGGTGTGCCTCCGCTCACTGGTGGGAGACGTAGTGCGGACACTAAAAGTCATGTACGGGTCCTTAGACAG CGCCTTCTGCAGGGCGGAGCAAAGGCCGCAGCTCGACCAGTTCTTCTGCTTGTTCTTCCAGCGGCTCATCCAGCCGTCCTGTCTGAGGGGTGCTGTCTTATTTCCGTCCTTGAATGTGTCTGGGAGCCTCTTCCTTGACGGACTGCCGGCAGTCCGATGGCTCACGCTGCCACCCAAAATCAAA ATGGAGGTGGACTCTCTCCTCACCGACTTTGAAGCCTCAGATTTTGGAGAAATG TCGGAGGACTTTTTCGGCCTGAGGCGTCTCTACGGGATTCTGGGCTCTTGTCTTTTCTACAAG TCCTACCTGATTGCCAACCATCTTGCCAAAGAGGAGCTGCTGGATGTGTGTCTGTATGTGAAGCACTACTGCTTGCTGCCGCTGGCGTCTCAGCAGCGGGTGGCCCAGCAGCGGGTGGCCCAGCAGCGGGTGGCCCAGCAGCGGGTGGCCCAGCAGCGGGTGGCCCAGCAGCGGGTGGCCCAGCTGGTCATCTGGAGGGAGGTGTTCCCTCATCAGAGCAGCAGACGCCGCTTCCTCCTCATCGTGAGCCAG AGGTTCttcatgcaatgtgtgttgCTGGAGATGGAAGGCTGCATGTCGTCTTCTGGACCTTCAGGACCAGACTGCGTTTACGTAGCTCAG GTGAAGGCCACGCTGCGGCAATTGGAGACCTTGGAGGAGGCCTTGGAGGAACGTCTGAGTGCTGCCGCTGTTCCCTGCCTGTCCTCTGCCAACTGGTTTCTGCCCGCTGCCACATCCCGCATCCGCCTTGACGGCCTGGCCGCTTCCTCGCCGATCCTCGGAAAACTCGCCAACGTTAAGAGCTCCTCATTAGCGTCCAGAGGCAGCAGCCTGTTTGGAGAGAGGGCCCGGAAGTCCAGCCCCCAGAGGAGCACGTCGGAATGTGGGGCTGAGGGACACTCAGACAATGGAGCAGCTTCTTCAGCACCTCATGGTCTTAGTCCTGGCTCAGCCAGGACCCTAGGGGGAAGGCGGGACTCGCTGGGATCTGATGGGAGTGGAAGCCTCTTCAAG GTGCCGAGGATGGCGGCTGTGAGGATGACCGCGAGTGCGAGGGACACGCAGGAGGCACACAACACCAA ACTGAGCTCCGGTGCCGAAAACACCTTGTTCCATTACGTCCTCATGGAAACGGTCCAGGGAATCTTCATCTcgcccacacacacagaggaggcTGAGCTCGGCGGATCCATTCACCCTCAGCTCATCCACAGCTTTCATCACTGCTGCCTGTCCATCCGGGAGACATTCCAACAGAACCGGACAGTTACG GGCAGGAATGCGGAAGACAAGCCTCCAAGTGCCAGCTGGGGCTTGGGCCCGGTCAAAGAACATGGAGTCCTGTTCCAGTGCAAGGCACCAAACTGGACGGACCAGAGGAAGCCTGCCCCCACCCTAACTTACTGGGTGATAGG GCGGTTGTTGCTAGAACCCGTTCCTCAGGAGTTCTACGTATGTTTCCACGACTCTGTCCCAGAGGTCCCTGTGGAGATGGCTTTCAGATTGTCCTTCGGTTTGTCCACATGA
- the intu gene encoding protein inturned isoform X2, protein MACVDVRERASKSSSGLSNDLEAEWLDDIQTIGELFYLELSEGEEEALLAQSAAAQQKPTNHIYPQEADHITEVTKKHRCSPQMEELEPVMRKLNRRKRQPSPCRGSRKVASTLSPPPTSLKNQRSSSLQLLKEVCININPERSGGSSSPLLEALLGVVHRPPGIGAHGDAGKEKRLTVDGLVPNSPASKCGRILIGDVLLAVDAVDVNADNIENVLSCIPGPTQVRLTLETLGRNSGPGLREKNLPPVSPLVRLLCGQDMAELQLSINHIPHMVMYLSLKMDAASPQEEEDILYQYPVSEASVQLKGARGMFLTLCDMLDNVTGSSIVSSTLMLDKHMVHVGYWKEGHALLVFGLPAESVPLVCLRSLVGDVVRTLKVMYGSLDSAFCRAEQRPQLDQFFCLFFQRLIQPSCLRGAVLFPSLNVSGSLFLDGLPAVRWLTLPPKIKMEVDSLLTDFEASDFGEMSEDFFGLRRLYGILGSCLFYKSYLIANHLAKEELLDVCLYVKHYCLLPLASQQRVAQQRVAQQRVAQLVIWREVFPHQSSRRRFLLIVSQRFFMQCVLLEMEGCMSSSGPSGPDCVYVAQVKATLRQLETLEEALEERLSAAAVPCLSSANWFLPAATSRIRLDGLAASSPILGKLANVKSSSLASRGSSLFGERARKSSPQRSTSECGAEGHSDNGAASSAPHGLSPGSARTLGGRRDSLGSDGSGSLFKVPRMAAVRMTASARDTQEAHNTKLSSGAENTLFHYVLMETVQGIFISPTHTEEAELGGSIHPQLIHSFHHCCLSIRETFQQNRTVTGRNAEDKPPSASWGLGPVKEHGVLFQCKAPNWTDQRKPAPTLTYWVIGRLLLEPVPQEFYVCFHDSVPEVPVEMAFRLSFGLST, encoded by the exons ATGGCTTGCGTGGATGTGCGTGAGCGCGCGTCCAAGTCGTCGAGTGGACTGAGCAA TGACTTGGAAGCAGAATGGTTGGATGACATCCAGACAATCGGCGAGCTCTTTTACTTAGAGCTGAGCGAGGGAGAAGAGGAGGCACTCTTGGCGCAGTCAGCCGCCGCTCAACAAAAGCCCACCAATCACATATACCCCCAAGAGGCAGACCACATCACGGAGGTCACCAAGAAGCACCGATGCAGTCCGCAAATGGAGGAGCTTGAGCCAGTGATGAGGAAGCTCAACAGGAGAAAACGGCAGCCATCGCCGTGCAGAGGCAGCAGGAAGGTTGCCTCCACCTTATCACCACCACCAACATCCTTAAAGAACCAGAGATCCTCCAGTCTGCAGCTGCTTAAGGAAGTGTGCATCAACATCAACCCCGAGCGTTCTGGAGGCTCGTCCTCACCCCTGCTGGAGGCCCTGCTGGGCGTTGTGCATCGACCACCTGGTATCGGCGCTCACGGAGACGCGGGGAAGGAGAAAAGACTGACGGTTGATGGCCTTGTTCCTAACAGCCCTGCCAGCAAATGTGGCCGCATCCTCATTG GCGATGTGCTGCTCGCCGTGGACGCCGTGGACGTCAATGCTGACAACATTGAGAACGTTCTTTCGTGCATCCCAGGACCAACTCAG GTGAGGTTGACCTTGGAGACATTGGGCAGGAACAGCGGCCCAGGTCTCAGGGAGAAGAATTTGCCGCCCGTCAGCCCATTAGTGCGTCTCCTGTGCGGGCAGGACATGGCCGAACTGCAGCTGTCCATCAACCACATCCCACACATGGTCATGTACCTGTCACTCAAGATGGATGCCGCATCGCCACAGGAGGAG GAAGACATCTTGTACCAATACCCGGTTTCTGAGGCGTCCGTTCAGCTCAAAGGAGCCCGAGGAATGTTCCTAACGCTGTGTGACATGTTGGACAATGTCACAGGCAGCAGCATCGTCAG TTCCACGCTGATGCTGGACAAACACATGGTCCATGTGGGCTACTGGAAGGAAGGCCACGCCCTGCTGGTCTTTGGGCTTCCTGCTGAGAG CGTTCCTTTGGTGTGCCTCCGCTCACTGGTGGGAGACGTAGTGCGGACACTAAAAGTCATGTACGGGTCCTTAGACAG CGCCTTCTGCAGGGCGGAGCAAAGGCCGCAGCTCGACCAGTTCTTCTGCTTGTTCTTCCAGCGGCTCATCCAGCCGTCCTGTCTGAGGGGTGCTGTCTTATTTCCGTCCTTGAATGTGTCTGGGAGCCTCTTCCTTGACGGACTGCCGGCAGTCCGATGGCTCACGCTGCCACCCAAAATCAAA ATGGAGGTGGACTCTCTCCTCACCGACTTTGAAGCCTCAGATTTTGGAGAAATG TCGGAGGACTTTTTCGGCCTGAGGCGTCTCTACGGGATTCTGGGCTCTTGTCTTTTCTACAAG TCCTACCTGATTGCCAACCATCTTGCCAAAGAGGAGCTGCTGGATGTGTGTCTGTATGTGAAGCACTACTGCTTGCTGCCGCTGGCGTC CCAGCAGCGGGTGGCCCAGCAGCGGGTGGCCCAGCAGCGGGTGGCCCAGCTGGTCATCTGGAGGGAGGTGTTCCCTCATCAGAGCAGCAGACGCCGCTTCCTCCTCATCGTGAGCCAG AGGTTCttcatgcaatgtgtgttgCTGGAGATGGAAGGCTGCATGTCGTCTTCTGGACCTTCAGGACCAGACTGCGTTTACGTAGCTCAG GTGAAGGCCACGCTGCGGCAATTGGAGACCTTGGAGGAGGCCTTGGAGGAACGTCTGAGTGCTGCCGCTGTTCCCTGCCTGTCCTCTGCCAACTGGTTTCTGCCCGCTGCCACATCCCGCATCCGCCTTGACGGCCTGGCCGCTTCCTCGCCGATCCTCGGAAAACTCGCCAACGTTAAGAGCTCCTCATTAGCGTCCAGAGGCAGCAGCCTGTTTGGAGAGAGGGCCCGGAAGTCCAGCCCCCAGAGGAGCACGTCGGAATGTGGGGCTGAGGGACACTCAGACAATGGAGCAGCTTCTTCAGCACCTCATGGTCTTAGTCCTGGCTCAGCCAGGACCCTAGGGGGAAGGCGGGACTCGCTGGGATCTGATGGGAGTGGAAGCCTCTTCAAG GTGCCGAGGATGGCGGCTGTGAGGATGACCGCGAGTGCGAGGGACACGCAGGAGGCACACAACACCAA ACTGAGCTCCGGTGCCGAAAACACCTTGTTCCATTACGTCCTCATGGAAACGGTCCAGGGAATCTTCATCTcgcccacacacacagaggaggcTGAGCTCGGCGGATCCATTCACCCTCAGCTCATCCACAGCTTTCATCACTGCTGCCTGTCCATCCGGGAGACATTCCAACAGAACCGGACAGTTACG GGCAGGAATGCGGAAGACAAGCCTCCAAGTGCCAGCTGGGGCTTGGGCCCGGTCAAAGAACATGGAGTCCTGTTCCAGTGCAAGGCACCAAACTGGACGGACCAGAGGAAGCCTGCCCCCACCCTAACTTACTGGGTGATAGG GCGGTTGTTGCTAGAACCCGTTCCTCAGGAGTTCTACGTATGTTTCCACGACTCTGTCCCAGAGGTCCCTGTGGAGATGGCTTTCAGATTGTCCTTCGGTTTGTCCACATGA
- the trmt10b gene encoding tRNA methyltransferase 10 homolog B isoform X1: MADGSPGWTEKQTDGFSEMMELLHIDVQDQEELQGTPERDPAHCSKNVLRKQRHWQRQLAAKKSRRKEEKLRRKLNREFGKDDEQRSAKCIQYVSLSCFCVYVLAPPQQSKRVMKAITRERLAEARSSGLKVCIDLSMTHCMSDKEVSRLSAQLRRLYGSNKKALQPFHLFLTDLREDSRLLSECVRMNAGFLDYSMEITQQSCLDIFPPQSLVYLSPDAEEALDCVERDKVYVLGGLVDESVQKTLSLCRAKELGVRVVRLPIDEYMQKKHNDKNFHSKILAINQVLDIMLTLCETGSWTHALSKWFPQGKGYVVAPHFRDSISPNPPLQCLLPENKIGCCNTEELNCPHNRTQEHL; this comes from the exons ATGGCTGATGGTTCACCAGGTTGGACTGAAAAGCAGACGGATGGGTTTTCAGAGATGATGGAACTGCTTCACATCGACGTGCAGGACCAGGAGGAACTTCAGGGGACGCCTGAGAGAGACCCCGCTCACTGTTCA AAGAATGTGCTGCGAAAGCAGCGACACTGGCAGAGGCAGCTGGCTGCCAAAAAGAGCAGAAGGAAGGAGGAGAAACTGCGAAGGAAGCTCAATCGGGAGTTTGGTAAAGATGATGAACAAAGAAGTGCAAAGTGTATACAGTACGTTAGTTTGTcgtgtttttgtgtttatgtgttagCGCCCCCTCAGCAGAGCAAGCGGGTCATGAAGGCCATCACCAGAGAACGTTTAGCCGAGGCTCGCTCCAGTGGCCTCAAAGTGTGCATTGACCTCAGCATGACACACTGCATGTCTGACAAG GAGGTCAGCAGACTTTCAGCTCAGTTACGGAGACTCTATGGTTCCAACAAGAAGGCCCTGCAACCTTtccatctgttcctgacagacCTGAGAGAGGACAGTCGCCTCCTCAGCGAGTGTGTTCGCATGAATGCCGGCTTCTTGGATTACTCG ATGGAAATAACACAGCAAAGCTGTCTGGACATTTTCCCACCACAAAGTCTTGTGTACCTCTCACCAGACGCCGAAGAAG CTTTGGACTGTGTGGAGCGTGACAAGGTGTACGTCCTCGGAGGACTTGTGGATGAGAGCGTCCAGAAG ACATTGAGCCTCTGCCGGGCCAAAGAACtgggtgtccgagtggttaggcTCCCCATCGACGAGTACATGCAAAAGAAGCACAACGACAAGAACTTCCACTCAAAGATTCTGGCCATCAATCAAG TGTTGGACATCATGCTGACTTTGTGTGAAACAGGAAGCTGGACTCATGCTTTGAGCAAGTGGTTCCCCCAGGGGAAGGGTTATGTGGTTGCACCACACTTCCGGGACTCTATTTCTCCTAACCCTCCACTGCAGTGTCTACTTCCGGAGAATAAGATTGGTTGTTGCAACACTGAAGAATTGAACTGTCCACATAACAGGACACAAGAACATTTGTGA
- the trmt10b gene encoding tRNA methyltransferase 10 homolog B isoform X2, whose product MADGSPGWTEKQTDGFSEMMELLHIDVQDQEELQGTPERDPAHCSKNVLRKQRHWQRQLAAKKSRRKEEKLRRKLNREFAPPQQSKRVMKAITRERLAEARSSGLKVCIDLSMTHCMSDKEVSRLSAQLRRLYGSNKKALQPFHLFLTDLREDSRLLSECVRMNAGFLDYSMEITQQSCLDIFPPQSLVYLSPDAEEALDCVERDKVYVLGGLVDESVQKTLSLCRAKELGVRVVRLPIDEYMQKKHNDKNFHSKILAINQVLDIMLTLCETGSWTHALSKWFPQGKGYVVAPHFRDSISPNPPLQCLLPENKIGCCNTEELNCPHNRTQEHL is encoded by the exons ATGGCTGATGGTTCACCAGGTTGGACTGAAAAGCAGACGGATGGGTTTTCAGAGATGATGGAACTGCTTCACATCGACGTGCAGGACCAGGAGGAACTTCAGGGGACGCCTGAGAGAGACCCCGCTCACTGTTCA AAGAATGTGCTGCGAAAGCAGCGACACTGGCAGAGGCAGCTGGCTGCCAAAAAGAGCAGAAGGAAGGAGGAGAAACTGCGAAGGAAGCTCAATCGGGAGTTTG CGCCCCCTCAGCAGAGCAAGCGGGTCATGAAGGCCATCACCAGAGAACGTTTAGCCGAGGCTCGCTCCAGTGGCCTCAAAGTGTGCATTGACCTCAGCATGACACACTGCATGTCTGACAAG GAGGTCAGCAGACTTTCAGCTCAGTTACGGAGACTCTATGGTTCCAACAAGAAGGCCCTGCAACCTTtccatctgttcctgacagacCTGAGAGAGGACAGTCGCCTCCTCAGCGAGTGTGTTCGCATGAATGCCGGCTTCTTGGATTACTCG ATGGAAATAACACAGCAAAGCTGTCTGGACATTTTCCCACCACAAAGTCTTGTGTACCTCTCACCAGACGCCGAAGAAG CTTTGGACTGTGTGGAGCGTGACAAGGTGTACGTCCTCGGAGGACTTGTGGATGAGAGCGTCCAGAAG ACATTGAGCCTCTGCCGGGCCAAAGAACtgggtgtccgagtggttaggcTCCCCATCGACGAGTACATGCAAAAGAAGCACAACGACAAGAACTTCCACTCAAAGATTCTGGCCATCAATCAAG TGTTGGACATCATGCTGACTTTGTGTGAAACAGGAAGCTGGACTCATGCTTTGAGCAAGTGGTTCCCCCAGGGGAAGGGTTATGTGGTTGCACCACACTTCCGGGACTCTATTTCTCCTAACCCTCCACTGCAGTGTCTACTTCCGGAGAATAAGATTGGTTGTTGCAACACTGAAGAATTGAACTGTCCACATAACAGGACACAAGAACATTTGTGA